Proteins encoded together in one Impatiens glandulifera chromosome 1, dImpGla2.1, whole genome shotgun sequence window:
- the LOC124919573 gene encoding alpha-galactosidase 1-like produces MNSREVEVQLALVILTMMILCLVPSSAKERLSHGETYRRNLLANGLGLTPPMGWSSWNHFHCNINETIIRETADALVSTGLSDLGYKYVNIDDCWADIHRDDKGRLVSKNSTFPSGIKALADYVHSKGLKLGIYGDAGYFTCSHMMPGSLGYEEKDAKTFAEWGIDYLKYDNCYNGGSKPTIRYKVMTRALMKTGRPIFFSLCEWGDMHPALWGNPVGNSWRTTGDIRDNWDNMISRADINEVFAEYARPGGWNDPDMLEIGNGGMTLDEYRVHLSIWAISKAPLLIGCDVRNISKDIMDIIANKEVIDVNQDNLGIQAKKVRWEGDPTIWAGPLSNMRVVLLLANTGPNHHSMTANWDDIGLPQETVVEVRDLWEHETLKQHFVNNLTAMVTRHGCKMYILTPVL; encoded by the exons ATGAATTCCAGAGAGGTGGAGGTTCAATTAGCTTTAGTAATACTGACGATGATGATTCTGTGTCTTGTGCCGTCGTCGGCTAAGGAGCGGTTATCTCATGGAGAAACGTATCGACGGAACCTGCTTGCAAATGGCCTTGGCTTGACTCCACCGATGGG ATGGAGTAGTTGGAATCACTTCCATTGCAACATCAATGAGACGATCATCAGAGAAACCG CTGATGCCCTGGTTTCCACTGGTCTTTCTGATCTTggttataaatatgttaatatag aCGACTGTTGGGCGGATATTCATCGAGATGACAAG GGAAGACTAGTGTCTAAGAATTCAACATTTCCTTCTGGGATTAAAGCTCTTGCAGATTATGTTCACAGCAAAGGTTTAAAACTGGGTATCTACGGAGATGCTGG TTATTTTACATGTAGCCACATGATGCCAGGTTCACTTGGATATGAAGAAAAGGATGCCAAAACCTTTGCTGAATGg GGTATTGATTATCTCAAGTATGACAACTGTTATAACGGTGGCTCGAAACCAACTATTAG ATACAAGGTTATGACCAGAGCTTTAATGAAGACGGGCCGTCCTATCTTCTTCTCACTATGTGAATG GGGAGATATGCACCCTGCTTTATGGGGTAATCCAGTGGGAAATAGCTGGAGAACTACAGGCGATATTCGTGATAATTGGGACAa TATGATATCTAGAGCCGACATAAATGAAGTTTTCGCTGAATATGCAAGGCCTGGTGGATGGaatg ATCCTGATATGCTTGAGATTGGAAATGGTGGAATGACATTAGATGAATATAGAGTTCATTTAAGCATCTGGGCCATTTCAAAG GCTCCTCTTCTTATTGGTTGCGATGTGCGAAATATATCAAAAGATATCATGGATATCATTGCCAATAAAGAAGTCATAGATGTAAACCAgg ATAATCTTGGCATTCAAGCTAAAAAGGTGCGATGGGAAGGTGATCCTACG ATTTGGGCCGGACCTCTTTCAAATATGAGAGTGGTTTTGCTTCTCGCTAATACGGGTCCCAATCATCATTCCATGACAGCAAATTGGGACGATATTGGTCTTCCTCAAGAGACAGTAGTAGAAGTAAGAGATCTCTGGGAG CATGAGACTTTGAAGCAACATTTTGTCAATAACTTAACAGCTATGGTCACACGCCACGGATGCAAGATGTATATTTTGACGCCAGTACTctag
- the LOC124919572 gene encoding alpha-galactosidase 1-like, with protein MDSREVEVHLALVLLTMMMMMIGIVPSSAKERLSHGEIYRRNLLANGLGLTPPMGWNSWNHFDCNINEKIIRETADALVSTGLSDLGYKYVNIDDCWAEIHRDDKGRLVAKNSTFPSGIKALADYVHNKGLKLGIYGDAGYFTCSNLMPGSLGYEEKDAKTFAEWGIDYLKYDNCYNDGSKPTVRYPVMTRALMKAGRPIFLSLCEWGDMHPALWGNPVGNSWRTTGDIRDNWDNMMSRADLNEFFAEYARPGGWNDPDMLEIGNGGMTLDEYRVHLSIWAISKAPLLIGCDVRNISKDIMDIIANKEVIAVNQDKLGIQAKKVRWEGDPTIWAGPLSKMRVVLLLVNSGPSQHSITAHWDDIGLPQNTVVEARDLWEHKTLKQHFVNNLTATVTSHGCKMYVLTPVL; from the exons ATGGATTCCAGAGAGGTGGAGGTTCATTTAGCTTTAGTACTactgacgatgatgatgatgatgataggTATTGTGCCGTCGTCGGCGAAGGAGCGGTTATCTCATGGAGAAATCTATCGACGGAACCTGCTTGCAAATGGCCTTGGCTTGACTCCACCGATGGG ATGGAATAGTTGGAATCACTTCGATTGCAACATCAATGAGAAGATCATCAGAGAAACCG CTGATGCTCTGGTTTCCACTGGTCTTTCTGACCTTggttataaatatgttaatatag ACGACTGTTGGGCGGAGATTCATCGCGATGACAAG GGCAGATTAGTGGCTAAGAATTCAACATTTCCTTCTGGGATTAAAGCTCTTGCAGATTATGTTCACAACAAAGGTTTAAAACTGGGTATCTACGGAGATGCTGG TTATTTTACATGTAGCAACTTGATGCCAGGTTCACTTGGATATGAAGAAAAGGATGCTAAAACCTTTGCTGAATGg GGTATTGATTATCTCAAGTATGACAACTGTTATAACGATGGCTCGAAACCAACTGTTAG ATACCCGGTTATGACCAGAGCTTTAATGAAAGCAGGCCGTCCTATCTTCCTCTCACTATGTGAATG GGGAGATATGCATCCTGCTTTATGGGGTAATCCAGTCGGAAATAGCTGGAGAACAACTGGCGATATTCGTGATAACTGGGAcaa TATGATGTCTAGAGCCGACTTAAATGAATTTTTCGCCGAATATGCAAGGCCTGGTGGATGGAATG ATCCTGATATGCTTGAGATTGGAAATGGTGGAATGACATTAGATGAATATAGAGTCCATTTAAGCATCTGGGCCATTTCAAAG GCTCCTCTTCTTATTGGTTGCGATGTGCGAAATATATCAAAAGATATCATGGATATCATTGCCAATAAAGAAGTCATAGCTGTAAACCAag ATAAACTTGGCATTCAAGCTAAAAAGGTGCGATGGGAAGGCGATCCTACG ATTTGGGCCGGACCTCTTTCAAAAATGAGAGTGGTTTTGCTTCTCGTTAACTCGGGTCCATCACAACATTCCATCACAGCACATTGGGACGATATTGGTCTTCCTCAAAACACAGTAGTAGAAGCAAGAGATCTCTGGGAG CATAAGACTTTGAAGCAACATTTTGTTAATAACTTGACAGCCACGGTCACAAGCCACGGATGCAAGATGTATGTTTTGACCCCAGTACtctag